The nucleotide sequence CACATTAAAAAACCAACGATAAAAAATATCTACGGGacatttcaaatagaaaatatcACCTTTGGAAATACTCAgacaataatttattaaaaaaaaataaaatttaaaaaaataaggcaTTTTTAGATCCGCGACGaaaaaatttcgacattttaaaaaagctgATCAACAGCAAAAGTCATCCAACTATCCTCgtacaaaaaatagaaattaaatcAATAATCGGGGTTTTACGGGTATGATTCGATCAAATCAAGTCAATTCGATAAATTATTTCACAGGAAGACAATCCAAGTTACAAatgaatgtaaaaattcaaggtAGTTGATCACTTCGAGTCTTCGATAGTGAATTGTAACTGTAAATCCGTTCGAGTCATTGAAAAGCTGCAGAACGGAATTTCTACCGTCACGATGAGGCAGACTCAGCGGCCATAAATCTACTTCTTTCTTCTTCTACTTCGATCCTAGTTCTGTTAAACGCTTCCGTTCTGATAAAGTCAACCGTTTTGTAAACCGTAGCTGTAGCAGGAGAGTGTACATTTTTCGTCGACTTATTCACCAATCCGGAAGCATTGGAGCTATCGCTCGAATCGAGATCCAAATCCAAATACTGGATTTCACTGAATTTATtcgatttatcatttttactaCGAGTTCGCGTATGGTAGGTTTGGTTGTTGATTTGGTAAAACTGCACCTACACGAAAATGAAATACGATGGGATTAAAAATTGTGATCATTTCTGGATCAGGATTTAAAATAAAAGTGAAGAGACGAAATCGAATATACAGTACCTCATCTCTATCTTGATCCAATCGATCATCCGACGACGAATGTCTTCGATGCACTCGGCCAATGGTCGCTGATCCACTGTCGTAACTTTTGCAAGAGTTATTCGGTGGCGTAGGACTAGGACCAGCTCTTTGCTTCCTTCTACCAAGACTGCCTACCGGAGGCGAACAAAGTTTCAAAGCTCCGCTGGAGTTGTTTtctaaataaaaacaataaacgTAATGAACGGATTGGTGAAAAAAGGTCGAATTAAAATGCTAAATAATAAACCAACTTACCATAATAACGCATCGCGTCTTGAACCGTCTTCAACGgtttcaattttcgatcaatATTTGGCGGATATGAAGTCAGTAGAATAGGAGATGGCTCATTCGAACCTCCAGTCGAGTCTGAATATTTTCGTCCAGGTTTCAATTCGCGATTGACGGCCGGCGGAGTGGGTATAAGCTGGTTTCCAGTACTGAACGAAGGACTGGGAAGATTCGAATAAGTCAACGTGTTGGAGAAAGACACCGAACCGCTTTCAGATCTTGGGCTATCAGGTATGTCGTCGGAATTGGTGACGGTGAGGGTGAAATCATATCGAAAGATGTTATTCTCGGTTACATGACCTGGAGCAGCATTTGTATAACAGTGCTTTCCAACCGCTTTCTTGGCAACATCTAGATCAACGGGCATCTGATGAGATCTCGGTATATCGTACATATCGTCTTGGGTCGCCTCGGTAACAGGAGGATGGCCAGGTTCACCTGTCGTATCAACATTCGCCAAATGAGACGGTTTAGGTGGTCTGGGTGGCGCAGCTGCTGCCATCGGTACAGGACCTGCAACTTTGGCAAACTTCCGGTCAGCTTTTACATTGATAGCGGCTGTTCCTAATCCGGGGCTTTCTTCGCCATCGACCGAGCTATCCGATGGCCTAGGGAAGGTTTCCCAATTCACGTTTGGTTTCTTCTCCATGTGTGGTTTGCGGGCCGACTCGTCGTCGGTAAAAACGGATTCGCTGCCTGGACTCGGCGGTGGAGAAGAACCGACTTCCACCTGGATCTGAAGACGCTGAAGATTACGAGGTAAATCGTACGAATCCTGCCTGGGTTCGGTAACTGGGATACTGGTGGCTGCCACTGAAGGCTTGTTTACGTGTCCGTGCAGCAGTAAGAATTGTTTTAGGTCTTCGGCACTGTGGATCGGTTTACCACTGATGCATTCGCTGATCGGTATGTACGGTCCGGTTATTATGGTAGATGGGGTGACCGGTGGCGATAGATCTGTGACGCCGGTGGCTGCTTGCGAGATGTTGTCTCCGTCTCCGTAATATTCTTGACCgtctgaaaaatattattcaatattatcgagctaacattttttttcaatatcagggttactttctgaaattaaaatttttttttgaaaaatggcacaaattcaatttgaattttttttcaactggctacactgccttttcaaaaattgcccaaaaaaattacatcgaatttgttctgtttttgtCGGTCACTTTTTCTACATTGAAatgctttttttcatatttggtcacttttttctagttttttggtCAGTAAagttacttttcaaatttttttttcctggaaAAAATCGAGTACGAGCAAATTCTCTTCCACTAACCAGTAACCACTTCCTCTGTAATAAAGGGTTTCAAACCGCAAACGTGGCATACGCAGTCTACCCATTTATTCATATCATCTTCGGTTTCGGCAGCCAAATAATATATACGTTTTGGTGTACGTATAGTAAACATGTGTTGATATTTTTGCTTATGAGATTCGAATTGCAAACGTCGCAAACCAGCGTCCACCTGAAGATCAAAAATACCTATAGCATTAGTAAATCTGTGGGCTAAAAATGATGTATGTTCCGGTCATCGATTTAATTACCTGTTCACATTGATCCAGATCgatttgccccttcaattttctacaattcCTATCGGTATAATAAAATAGGAAATATTGACCAGGTAATTCCCCAGAATGTCGTAATATAAACCATCTTCTTCTCcatcgctgaaaaaaaaagaagaaaatttaatgattctattaatgaaataataaaaagaaaaagattcattcgaaaaaaagaaaaaaaacgtgatgCAGATGGTTcttcgaattcaaaaatttctgaattttttcgtcTCAAACTAGGTACActtcctacgaaaaaaattttcttgtatgaaattttaattcttgatACCTGGTTCCAAGATATGTATGCATTTTCAGCTGTTCACACAGACAACTCTCACTTTCATTACATGGACATGGACACTACTTTTCATCATCTGCTCACAGGAAAGTACATACTATAATATGAATATGAAGGATGGACGAATTTTCACATCTCAATTTCACCGCAAACCGTATTACAAGGTATAAATAgccaaaaagagaaaaaaaacaagtcacCATGACTGACTGACATAACCGATAATCTAGCTTCGTTAAAGGACTGTCTATGTCTACCATTAGCAGATATAAGCGAAGTTATTCAATGAATTTACAGCTGTTCtcgattttctttttacatCGATCAACTTTATACTTGAAAAGCTCCACTTCTGAGagtaattttactcaaaaatacaCGTGCTTCGGCAACCCATTGACAACAACGACGAATGAATGAGACAGATGATGAGTGTAAATGAATGGATGGTGATTATGAAAGCGTTATCGTAATATGACACGAATTACCAATTGTGTTATTTCATTGAGATGAGCAAAATTGATACTTACAGCTCTCCATATCCGAGTAGTTGGCGGTGATTTTGTTAACCAGCCTTCGCTGACCGTTTCGAAGTTATCCTTATTGGGCATCATTCTGAATACGATCAGGTTCCATTTACTCAAGACGAAGATTCGTCAAACTAGAGCCTTTAGCACGAAGATTGAATCAAAGAATTACTTTGATACTCGCGAACAagttctacaataaaatacacGATTTTGATACAGAAATTCCTTATTTTAAGGATCAAATTGCAATCTGtgtgagaattttgaattttgagcaacaGATGAGTGAGATGAGACagacaaaacaaaaacacaaacacAAACAGAAGAATTTGCGATGCACACACTCACACAGACACACTAGTCTGCGGCATGAATCACCGATAATAGCAATTTTGTCAGCTCGTAGGTGGATGTGGTGCAATAGATCGTTGTTTagagattgaaaattgaataaattaattaattaaattcattattttgtttcagTATTCAACTTCATGGTTCTATATCTATTCtgaaatggacatttttttattcgagtagCTGACAGGTCagacgaaatcgcagattttgcgttccaaccggttccaacatagaactcgcacaaaatttttcaaaccgtacaaggTCGaccgaaagatcaggcaaaaatttatcacctgtcaaaatttcaagtgctgaagtgcgtttttcgatttttggtgaatttttgaaaatcaattaatttaggccaaaaatgaggggaaaaatcaaaatgttaccaaattgacccaaaaagctgaaatttgaaatataccctattttcgacatgtcaaatcgattggaaactgtttcaatccgttttgagcagttctggagcctccagcagatttttgaaactcgaaatttccacaaaattttatcaaatggagttggataaccgaaatttactctgtaaactaatttcaatacgttacgaagtactgcagggggatttcaagtcgttttggatcctccagaaattttttgaaaattactggagcttccagcagattttttaaactttaaatttttacaaaatttcagctaatgaagatggaaagctgaaatttactctacactgaACACTCCaatttaacaccctctgaagacgacttcaggtgggttcaagtcattttgaagcctccagcgactttttgaaaattactggagcctctagtagatttttgaaacttgaaattcccgcaacattttaccaaatggagttggcaagctgaagtttacttcgcaaactaatttcaatgcgatatgaagtcgactacatggtggtttcaaatggttttgaagcttccagctactttttggaaatttcaattttacaaaaaacgccatacgacctttcaaaaagtcgctggaagctccaaaacgacttgaaatccaccagcagtcgatattagtttgcagaatgaatttcgactttacatctctgtttgatgaaattttggggaaatttcaagtttaaaaaatctgctgggggctccagtaattttcaaaaaatcgctggaggctctaaaatgacttacacccacctgaagtcgtcttcagagggtgttaaaattggagtgtagagtaaatttcagctctccatctccatttgatgacattttgtcggaatttcgagttctaaaaatctgctggaggctccagaactgctcaaaacggtttgaaacagttttcaatcgatttgacatgtcaaaaatagggtatatcccaaatttcaactttcttaaGCTCAATTTcctttt is from Planococcus citri chromosome 1, ihPlaCitr1.1, whole genome shotgun sequence and encodes:
- the LOC135841550 gene encoding GRB2-associated-binding protein 1-like, encoding MMPNKDNFETVSEGWLTKSPPTTRIWRARWRRRWFILRHSGELPGQYFLFYYTDRNCRKLKGQIDLDQCEQVDAGLRRLQFESHKQKYQHMFTIRTPKRIYYLAAETEDDMNKWVDCVCHVCGLKPFITEEVVTDGQEYYGDGDNISQAATGVTDLSPPVTPSTIITGPYIPISECISGKPIHSAEDLKQFLLLHGHVNKPSVAATSIPVTEPRQDSYDLPRNLQRLQIQVEVGSSPPPSPGSESVFTDDESARKPHMEKKPNVNWETFPRPSDSSVDGEESPGLGTAAINVKADRKFAKVAGPVPMAAAAPPRPPKPSHLANVDTTGEPGHPPVTEATQDDMYDIPRSHQMPVDLDVAKKAVGKHCYTNAAPGHVTENNIFRYDFTLTVTNSDDIPDSPRSESGSVSFSNTLTYSNLPSPSFSTGNQLIPTPPAVNRELKPGRKYSDSTGGSNEPSPILLTSYPPNIDRKLKPLKTVQDAMRYYENNSSGALKLCSPPVGSLGRRKQRAGPSPTPPNNSCKSYDSGSATIGRVHRRHSSSDDRLDQDRDEVQFYQINNQTYHTRTRSKNDKSNKFSEIQYLDLDLDSSDSSNASGLVNKSTKNVHSPATATVYKTVDFIRTEAFNRTRIEVEEERSRFMAAESASS